The DNA window GAAGACACCCTGCGCGCCGAAGGCGGCGGCGGACCGGATCACCGCGCCGAGGTTCCGCGGGTCGGTCACGCCGTCCAGCGCGACCAGCAGCGGGCAGGGGTGCTCCAGCGCCGCCGCCGCCATGTCCTCGAACGGCTCGTACGCGAACGGCGGCACCTGGAGGCCGATGCCCTGGTGCAGCACGCCGCCGGTCATTCGGTCCAGCTCGGCCCGGCTGACCTCCAGGATCGCGATGCCCCGGTCGGCCGCGGTGCGGACGATCTCGTTGACCCGGTCATCGATGCCGATACCCTGGGCGGTGTAGAGCGCGGTGGCCGGCACCTGGGCGCGCAGCGCCTCCAGCACCGGGTTGCGCCCGACCAGCAGCTCGGGGCTGTCCTTTGCCGGATTGGACCTGCGGCCAGGTGCGACGCGGGGACCCGTGCGGCCGGTCGGCTTGCCGCCCCGGCCAGCGGCGGCCCCACCCCGGCCAGCGGCGGGGCGCCCCGCCCGCCGCCCTTTCCCCAGGTGGTGTCCTTGCTGCCCGGCTGGCCGATCTTGGCCGCGCGCCCCTCCTCGGCCGCCGCCCGGCGCTCCTTTTCCTGCTTCCAGGCGGTGCGCTGGGGCAGCTTCTCGGTGCCCGAGTACGCCTTGTGCCAGGGCCGCTCGTCGGCCGGCAGCGTCTTGCCCCGGCCCGCGAGAGCGCCCCGGTTTTTGCCGCCGGAGCCCTTGGGGGCGCCCGCCTTCGGCGTCAGTCGCCGGCCACGGCGCTGCGAGTTGCCGGCCATCAGTCCTGCTCTCCAATAGTCCAACGGGGGCCCTGCGGGGTGTCCTCGACCACCACGCCCGCCTGCTTGAGCTGGTCGCGGACCGCGTCCGCGGCGGCCCAGTCCTTGCGGGCCCGGGCCTGCGCGCGCTGCTCCAGGGCGAGCGCGACCAGCGAGTCCACCACGTCCCGCAGGTCGCCGGCCCGGCCGCCGCCGGTCCATACGGCGTCGAGGGGGTCGACCCCGAGGATACCCAGCATCGCGCGAACGTCGGCGAGCGCGGTGCGGACGGTCACATCGTCGCCGGCGGTCAGGGCGGTGTTGCCGTCCCGGATCGTCTCGTGCAGCACGGCGAGCGCCGCCGAGGTGTTGAGGTCGTCGTCCATCGCGGCGACGAAGCCGGGCGGCAGCGTGCCGAGCTGACCGCCGCCGACCCGCTCGGCCGCCCGCTGCACGAACCCCTCGATGCGCCGGTACGCCACCGCGGCCTCGCGCAGCGCGTCCTCAGAGTAGTCGATGCGGGAGCGGTAGTGCGCGGCGGCGTAGTAGTAGCGCAGCTCCACCGGGCGCACCCCGAGCGAGTCGACGTACGCCAGGTCGAGGGCGTTGCCGAGGGACTTGCCCATCTTGGTGCCGGCGATGCTGAGCAAACCGTGGTGCACCCAGTAGCGGGCGAACGGCAGCCCGGCGGCCTGCGACTGGGCGATCTCGTTCTCGTGGTGCGGGAAGGTCAGGTCGAGCCCGCCGCCGTGGATGTCGAACTCCGCGCCCAGGTAGCGCCAGCACATCGCCGAGCACTCGATGTGCCAGCCGGGCCGCCCGCGCCCCCACGGCGACGGCCAGTACGCATCGGCCGGCTCGTCGGGCTTGACGCCCTTCCACAGCGCGAAGTCGCGCGGGTCGCGCTTGCCCCGCTCCGGGGTGTCGTCGGCCGGCTGCATGGCGTCCGGCGACTGACCCGACAGCGACCCGTACGCGGGCCAGGAGGCCACGTCGAAGTAGA is part of the Micromonospora olivasterospora genome and encodes:
- the cysS gene encoding cysteine--tRNA ligase, with the translated sequence MTLRLYDTATRSVRDFVPREAGKVGVYLCGLTLQAPPHIGHLRSGVNYDVLRRWLLASGFEVTFIRNLTDIDDKILVRAMDQGRPFWSIAYANEQALAASYRALNVLPPTYEPRATGHILEMHELIARLIDTGHAYPATDGSGDVYFDVASWPAYGSLSGQSPDAMQPADDTPERGKRDPRDFALWKGVKPDEPADAYWPSPWGRGRPGWHIECSAMCWRYLGAEFDIHGGGLDLTFPHHENEIAQSQAAGLPFARYWVHHGLLSIAGTKMGKSLGNALDLAYVDSLGVRPVELRYYYAAAHYRSRIDYSEDALREAAVAYRRIEGFVQRAAERVGGGQLGTLPPGFVAAMDDDLNTSAALAVLHETIRDGNTALTAGDDVTVRTALADVRAMLGILGVDPLDAVWTGGGRAGDLRDVVDSLVALALEQRAQARARKDWAAADAVRDQLKQAGVVVEDTPQGPRWTIGEQD